From Merismopedia glauca CCAP 1448/3, the proteins below share one genomic window:
- a CDS encoding aldo/keto reductase, translated as MHYRRFGKTNLQLSVFSLGMMRCLSSPGQAQATLQAAINRGINHIETARGYGRSEEYLGAALKANLGVSREKLYITTKLPPVCDRLVMSQWIHESLERLGVNYLDCLAIHGINTWEHLEWVLSDNGCMVAVQEAVASGLIHHVGFSSHGSLELILAAIESDLFDFVNLHYYLFFQRHAPAIALAAQKDLGIFIISPADKGGKLYTPSPTLAQLCEPYSPLEINYRFLLSDPRITTLSVGAAQPEELELPLQVKDRTFPLTSAENQVLQQLDEHLNQTLATDLCSQCYACLPCPESINIPEVLRLRNLAVAYDMTDYSKYRYGMFENAGHWFPGMKADRCNSCNDCLPRCPQSLDIPTLLYDTHQRLQGESRRRLWG; from the coding sequence ATGCACTATCGGCGGTTTGGGAAAACAAATCTACAACTTTCGGTGTTTTCTTTGGGGATGATGCGCTGTTTGAGTTCTCCAGGGCAGGCTCAAGCAACTCTTCAAGCAGCTATTAATCGGGGCATCAATCACATCGAAACCGCTAGAGGGTATGGCAGGAGTGAAGAGTATTTGGGGGCGGCTCTGAAAGCTAATTTGGGGGTTTCTAGAGAGAAATTATATATTACTACCAAACTCCCACCCGTCTGCGATCGCCTAGTTATGAGTCAGTGGATACATGAATCATTAGAACGTTTGGGGGTAAATTACCTCGATTGTCTAGCCATTCATGGAATTAATACTTGGGAACATCTGGAATGGGTGTTATCTGACAATGGTTGCATGGTAGCGGTACAAGAAGCTGTCGCTAGTGGTTTAATCCATCACGTCGGTTTTTCTAGCCACGGCAGTCTAGAACTAATTTTAGCAGCGATAGAGTCAGATTTATTTGATTTCGTGAATCTGCATTACTACTTATTTTTCCAGCGTCATGCACCAGCGATCGCTCTTGCAGCACAAAAAGATCTGGGTATTTTCATTATCTCCCCTGCGGATAAAGGCGGAAAACTCTATACACCTTCCCCCACTTTGGCACAACTATGCGAACCCTATTCCCCTCTAGAAATTAACTATCGGTTTTTGCTTAGCGATCCGAGAATTACAACTTTGAGTGTCGGTGCGGCTCAACCAGAAGAGTTAGAATTACCTTTACAGGTTAAGGATCGAACTTTTCCTCTGACTTCAGCCGAAAACCAGGTTTTACAACAGCTAGACGAGCATTTAAACCAGACTTTAGCCACAGATTTATGCTCTCAGTGTTACGCTTGCCTACCTTGCCCAGAAAGTATTAATATTCCAGAAGTGCTAAGATTACGAAACTTAGCCGTAGCCTATGACATGACTGATTATAGTAAGTATCGCTACGGGATGTTTGAAAATGCTGGACATTGGTTTCCAGGAATGAAAGCCGATCGCTGTAATAGCTGTAACGATTGTCTGCCTCGCTGTCCCCAAAGTCTAGATATTCCTACCTTACTGTACGATACTCATCAACGGTTGCAAGGTGAATCGAGGCGCAGATTATGGGGTTAA